TGATCGCCAAGCTCGATGATTCTCAAAGGAACCAAGGTGTTATTGCTTGCTCAGCCGGAAATCACGCGCAAGGTGTGGCCTTTGCTGCTAAACACTTGAAAATACCTGCTACTATTGTTATGCCTGTTTGCACACCATCTATCAAGTACCAAAACGTCTCCAGGTTGGGATCTCAAGTTGTTCTATATGGTAATGACTTCGATGAAGCGAAAGCTGAATGTGCCAAATTGGCTGAAGAGCGTGGTCTAACAAATATTCCTCCTTTCGATCATCCTTATGTCATTGCAGGTCAAGGTACTGTAGCCATGGAAATTTTGAGACAAGTGCGTACGGCTAATAAGATCGGTGCTGTCTTTGTTCCtgttggtggtggtggtcTAATTGCTGGTATTGGTGCATATCTGAAAAGGGTTGCTCCTCATATTAAAGTCATTGGTGTTGAAACTTACGATGCAGCTACCCTACACAACTCTTTGCAACGCAACCAAAGAACTCCTTTGCCGGTTGTAGGCACTTTTGCAGATGGTACTTCTGTCCGTATGATTGGTGAGGAAACCTTCAGAGTCGCTCAACAAGTGGTAGATGAAGTTGTCCTTGTTAATACCGACGAGATTTGTGCTGCAGTAAAGGATATTTTCGAAGATACCAGAAGTATTGTGGAACCATCTGGTGCTCTTTCTGTAGCTGGTATGAAAAAGTATATCTCTACTGTACATCCTGAAATCGACCATACTAAAAACACTTATGTTCCTATTCTTTCTGGGGCCAATATGAACTTTGATAGGTTAAGGTTCGTCTCCGAACGTGCTGTTCTTGGTGAAGGTAAAGAAGTTTTTATGTTGGTGACCTTACCTGACGTTCCTGGAGCATTCAAGAAGATGCAGAAGATCATTCACCCAAGATCCGTTACTGAGTTTTCCTATCGTTACAATGAACACCGTCACGAGTCCTCTAGTGAGGTCCCCAAGGCTTACATTTACACTTCCTTCAGTGTCGTTGACAGAGAGAAGGAAATTAAGCAAGTGATGCAACAGCTAAATGCCTTAGGATTCGAAGCTGTGGATATTTCCGATAACGAATTGGCGAAGTCTCATGGTAGGTACCTGGTTGGTGGTGCTTCTAAGGTACcaaatgaaagaattatttcATTTGAGTTCCCTGAAAGACCAGGCGCGCTGACTAGATTCCTTGGCGGCTTGAGTGACTCTTGGAATCTTACTTTATTCCATTATAGAAATCATGGTGCCGATATTGGTAAGGTATTGGCTGGTATTTCCGTTCCACCAAGAGAGAATTTAACCttccaaaaattcttgGAAGATTTAGGCTACACTTATCACGATGAAACTGATAACACCGTCTATCAGAAATTCTTGAAGTATTGAAGCCCACATTtctctttgaaaattttatgCAGAAACTTGTAAGGTAAAATGAATATCGTCATAAACTATATATCAGACAGCTTATGTATATTACTCATATATTTATACTATTACCATTGGCACCTTTAAACCAATGCTGTACAAGATTaagtaatcacttattgtcttttccagttttctcttgtttttttccgGAGAGTAACATTAAACAGTAATCATTGATTTCataattttttggtttgtAAACACAGCGGTAATTGACTAAGATATGAAAATGGCATTCGAAATAAAGACGTATAAAATTCAAAGCTGCTCTCAAGCCAATATTAGACTAGCGCATTTTCGAAGGTTGTGCTCTTCTACGTAACCATGCTAAAATATCGTACGTTGTTTCGAACATGTCATATTTTTCACCCAAAATCTCTCTCAAACGATACCCTTAAATCTGAAACGACTCAGGAACTACTTCAAACAATGGGATTTGTAAGACGCTCGCAAGTTGGATTGTTTCAATGGCTACCACTTGGTCTCAGGTCACTTAATAAACTGACAGGAGCTATACGAAACCGAATGGACAACGATGGTGAGGCCATAGAAGTTTCACTAAGTGCTATCTCTCCAAGAGCGTTATGGCAGACGACAGGTAGGTGGAATAATAGTGAATTGTTCAAGTTCAAAGACTCGAAAGGAAAGCAGTACTGTTTAACGGCGACATgtgaagaagatattactgatttaatgaagaattaCATCACTAGTTATAAAGATATGCCTATCACAGTATATCAAATGACAAGGAAATATAGGGATGAAATCAGACCCAGAGGTGGTATCTTACGTGGACGCGAGTTCCTAATGAAGGATGCGTATTCTTTTGCTAGCAATAAAGAAGACGCCTTCGCTAGCTTTCAAAAGCTAGATGATACttacaacaaaatattcaaagatttAAAAATTCCCTTCGTCAGTGCGTGGGCAGACAGTGGTGACATAGGTGGTGAGTTTAGTAAAGAATTTCATCTAATTCACGAGTCCGGAGAAGATACTTTAATGAATTGCAAACATTGTGGAGATACTTCAACCTTAGATATGTCTCACTCTTATCCCGAAAAAGATGGACAATATTTGGGTGATGTCGACTGTAAATATGCTTTAACGAAAGATCACTCTACTTTgatatgcttttattatCCAAAAAATAGACAATTGAATTGGAATTTGGCCTCAAATGTAATGGATAAAGACATTGATTTGGTATTAAGAAACAAATCGAATGATCATATCTTAGATGTCtttgaaaatgacaatGAAGACATTATGTTTAGCAAGATATTAAGAGTCATGGACTGTAGATTGAGTTCTAAATCAAACTTTCCTGATTTTCCACTGAAGAAATATCTGAAGAATAATTTTGGTCAGATCGACGACGTTTCCATAGTAGATgctcaagaaaatgaaacatgTGGCAAATGTGAAGAAGGAAGTTTACAGTCTCTCAAAAGTATCGAGGTGGGCCATATATTTTTACTAGGCAATAAGTACTCGAAGCCATTGAGTGTcaaatttgttgataaagagaataaaaatgacGCATTTGTCCATATGGGATGTTACGGTATCGGAGTAAGCAGGTTAGTTGGAGCAGTTGCCGAACTGGGGCGCGATGCTAATGGGTTTAGATGGCCAGCTATAATGGCACCATACAAGTTATCCATTTGTACTGGGCcgaataatgaagaaaattcacAGCGAGCAAGAAACATCGTATCAGACCTACTGAATAATTCTTCTATGCATTTGGAAAACGAAATTTTAAACCAGTTCAATGAAAAACTGGGAATAGGTGCTAGAATAAAACTATCCCATGCCATGGGTGTACCATTATGTGTCATCGTGGGCTCAAAAAACTGGCCCGATGTGGAGATTGAGGTACGTGGGATAAGATGGGGGAAGAAAGACCTCTGGAAAAAACACTATGAGAAGAGATGCAAGGAGTTGGAATGGAAGTGCATCGAAAACGAAAAAGGACCTGAAAAACACATTGTTCCAGTTGAGCATTTAACAGAAGTCATCGACATACTGCTAATGGATATGTAGCCGTAGATCAAAGTGCATCTGTCTTgtttatatgtatatgtacAAATATATGAAAACTCATAAAGTGAAAAACATACCTTGTTCCGTGGAAGTAAATATTTAGTGTAttagatatatatatatatatgtgctTCTGTAGAAACTTGAATTAAGAGTATCATAAATGTTATCTGATGGTATGAATCTATTCAGAATAAGGCAATTCTTACATTcctttgtttgtttttttgtctttttcaattagGGTAGGTACAGTTAAGCCTTTACTAAGGAAAAGTTCTTAAAATAACTTACCGGCGACTTTAGAAATAACATGCAATGCAACAACTGAAAAGATGAAACCGACCGCTAGAAATAACACCACTAAAGGATCTACTCTTAGTCCTGTGGCTTCGTCAGAGTAGATCTTCAAAATCGAATTATTGTTGTTTGCACTCTTTTTCTGAGAGGATGCCGCAACTTTTTGTGAGCTACCTTGTCTTCTCTTTTGCAAAGTACGTTGGCCACCTGGGGGAGTTGTGCTTGACATTATGTAGCGTGAAATGGGATGAAGCGTGTGATGGTCTAAAGAGGTAGTTGTCTCTCTCTTGCTTCATCAAAAGGCTACCGTGTACTAAATAAAAACACGATTCTTCATGATGCTTTATTTCCCAAGAGAAAATCAGGGTAACATTTTATTCGCAtctttcaagaagaaaaaaaaatgaaggcGCCACCAAtagagaaaagataaagattATAAACTGAATAGAATTTTATACTTTTTGAGATGCTAAACTATagaaaatttgttgaacaaGCCTGCTAAATCCAAgttattttcctttttattgttgCTATTCTTTTACAAATTATTCTTTCACAGCATATCCTTGAAGATAGTATTGATGCTTGGGAGCGGACTATTGTTAGTGGTAGTAGTTGTAGAACTGGAACGGTTTACCATGTTACTGGTGGTTTCAGTAGTGATAGATGTAGTTGTGGAAGAAGGTTTTGGTCTTGGCGTCATAGCCTCAGGACGAAAGTTGTTCAACAATGTAATATCTTGCGGGTTCTTGCAGTTAGGAGTGCGACTCACGTTCACATTTGAGGTACTAGTCTCGGTGTTTATAGTGCATCTTGAACCAGCGTCCGATGTATTCGATGAGTCGTCTGCTGGATTTGGCGAAAAAATTGGATTCGGTGAAGCGTCCTTTGAGGATAAATTGGAACTGCTAGACGAAAAGGCAGTCTTGTTACAAAAATCCTTGGAGCGATGTAACGGGTCCACGTTatcttcgtcatcattCCTGTCGCTGCGTTTCTCATCATCAGTAGTGGAATCAGTTTTAAACATTCTTGAaccatttttcttggatATAGTTCTTTGCGGCGAATGCGTAGGAGACAACACGTCGTTCTCATTTGATAGGACGTTAAGCCTCCATTGAATTTCTACTTCAGTTCTCTGCGGCAAAAGAATGGATAGTTCCATAATAGATAGGtttctcttcttgttttccatTAACAAGGCATCTTCATCCTTGGACCACAAATTGGCCGGATTAAAAGATGACTTCATAGAATGCCCAGAAAACGAACCTCTTTTGAACTTGTGTAGTGTGGAGGATGATGACACAGACGAAGTATGTGGAAGATCCATAAAAGTGTAAGTAGTGGGGAAAGGAGTTCCATTACTAGGGGTAGATGAGCCACTGTTACCGAAAAGGTTTAGCCTTTGTTGAAATTCCTTTTTAATAACAGACTCTCTTCTTGAGTTACTATTAGAGGTAGTGGTGCTAGTGGTGTTACTACTACTGTTGTTGGTATTGAAAATGTTTGACACAGAATTTGGAGCCAAAACGACCGAAGACCGTCTTGAAGTGTTGTTGCTCGAAATATTGAACGAGGATCTTCTAGACCAGTTGGCAAGTGAGCCTCTTCTCGATTTCGGGTTTAGTAACACATTTGAGGAGCTTGGGGAAGATGGAGTGGTGGCCATTGCTCCCTGTTGTGGGTAGACAAATGAACTTCTTCTAGATCTAACAAATACCTTGGGAATGAACCCATACTTTTCCTCGTCATTAGACCGAACTATAGGGTCTGAGttcaaagaattggaaaaagaGTGAGAGTTTGATCTTGGTTTTAAGGCCTTGtgatgaggatgatgatgtaGGTGTTGGTGAGAGTGGTAAGGGTGTGCAGCAGCTGGTGGTGCAGGAGGAACGAACGGCATGGAAGAAGCTACGTTCGAGACAGTTGTGTTAGCAGTCGTATTCGACGGAGGTGGAGAAAATGACATGGATGCGTGAAAAGAAGGCAGCGAGGTCTTTCTGGAGGGGATCGGGACGGACCTCATCGCGGTGGCCTCGCCAGCTTCTTCTGTCAAGACCTTTTCACCTACCGTCTTGTTGAACTTTTGCTGAGAGTTGCAACCGTCAGCGCTGTGCGTGATCTTGATCGGGCCTGTATAGGTATTGATGTCGATCAAGGCCGTTTTGTTTGATTTCAAGTTGCCAGACTTCAACCTTCTCCATCTGAACTGACACGCATTGGGGGTTCTGTTAGGGAAGTACTGCGAAATGTCTTTCCAGCCCATCTTCTTGACCTCCTTCAAATGGCGTAGGAGCAAGTCATCTTGAGGGTCCCAAGAGGAAGGGTTCTTGCTTGGGTTCTTGGCAGACGCATGTGCCGCTCCTGAGATcgatgacgaagatgaagatggcGGTGAAACCGAAGACTCCTGGGCTTCCTCGTTGGACATAGAAGCTGGCACTAAGAGTGGCTGGCGAGAAAGCGAATGCAGCTGAGGATGTGCGTCCATGCTACTCAAATGAATGGAGGCAGAGTTCAAACTGGTCGAAACGGACATCATGGAGCAGAGAAGGGAGACAGGGACGTGCACGGAAGCTCTTCGATGAGATGGGAATGAACAAACTGCGAAAAGGAGGAAACACGGATAAATATACCACagaagagagaaaaaaagtgaaagataccaaagaggaagaagagagaagaaatagagaagatagaaagaaaagaatacttTCCAAACGTGTCTCTGTTTTTGTTGCCAACTCAggttttttcctttttaacCCTATGTGCACTTTCTGATTCTGTTCTTGTCGAGGCTGTCGGAGGAAGAGTAccacacacacacacacacacacatataCACGCACCCACGACGATAACAATAGATACAGTAGATTGGATGGGGCACAGATGCGCAAGGCAATGCGCGAATCCTGTCTAGGGTGTCTGTACCGTCCATCCTTTCTCCTT
This genomic stretch from Saccharomyces mikatae IFO 1815 strain IFO1815 genome assembly, chromosome: 5 harbors:
- the ILV1 gene encoding threonine ammonia-lyase ILV1 (similar to Saccharomyces cerevisiae ILV1 (YER086W); ancestral locus Anc_7.367), whose amino-acid sequence is MSTTLLRQPFCTVVRQSKQSRVSGLNLLRLKAQLHRQHLSPSLIKLHSELKLDELQTDNTPDYVRLVLRSSVYDVINESPISQGVGLSSRLNTNVILKREDLLPVFSFKLRGAYNMIAKLDDSQRNQGVIACSAGNHAQGVAFAAKHLKIPATIVMPVCTPSIKYQNVSRLGSQVVLYGNDFDEAKAECAKLAEERGLTNIPPFDHPYVIAGQGTVAMEILRQVRTANKIGAVFVPVGGGGLIAGIGAYLKRVAPHIKVIGVETYDAATLHNSLQRNQRTPLPVVGTFADGTSVRMIGEETFRVAQQVVDEVVLVNTDEICAAVKDIFEDTRSIVEPSGALSVAGMKKYISTVHPEIDHTKNTYVPILSGANMNFDRLRFVSERAVLGEGKEVFMLVTLPDVPGAFKKMQKIIHPRSVTEFSYRYNEHRHESSSEVPKAYIYTSFSVVDREKEIKQVMQQLNALGFEAVDISDNELAKSHGRYLVGGASKVPNERIISFEFPERPGALTRFLGGLSDSWNLTLFHYRNHGADIGKVLAGISVPPRENLTFQKFLEDLGYTYHDETDNTVYQKFLKY
- the SBH1 gene encoding Arf family guanine nucleotide exchange factor SBH1 (similar to Saccharomyces cerevisiae SBH2 (YER019C-A) and SBH1 (YER087C-B); ancestral locus Anc_7.369), whose translation is MSSTTPPGGQRTLQKRRQGSSQKVAASSQKKSANNNNSILKIYSDEATGLRVDPLVVLFLAVGFIFSVVALHVISKVAGKLF
- the DOT6 gene encoding Dot6p (similar to Saccharomyces cerevisiae TOD6 (YBL054W) and DOT6 (YER088C); ancestral locus Anc_7.372) — encoded protein: MSVSTSLNSASIHLSSMDAHPQLHSLSRQPLLVPASMSNEEAQESSVSPPSSSSSSISGAAHASAKNPSKNPSSWDPQDDLLLRHLKEVKKMGWKDISQYFPNRTPNACQFRWRRLKSGNLKSNKTALIDINTYTGPIKITHSADGCNSQQKFNKTVGEKVLTEEAGEATAMRSVPIPSRKTSLPSFHASMSFSPPPSNTTANTTVSNVASSMPFVPPAPPAAAHPYHSHQHLHHHPHHKALKPRSNSHSFSNSLNSDPIVRSNDEEKYGFIPKVFVRSRRSSFVYPQQGAMATTPSSPSSSNVLLNPKSRRGSLANWSRRSSFNISSNNTSRRSSVVLAPNSVSNIFNTNNSSSNTTSTTTSNSNSRRESVIKKEFQQRLNLFGNSGSSTPSNGTPFPTTYTFMDLPHTSSVSSSSTLHKFKRGSFSGHSMKSSFNPANLWSKDEDALLMENKKRNLSIMELSILLPQRTEVEIQWRLNVLSNENDVLSPTHSPQRTISKKNGSRMFKTDSTTDDEKRSDRNDDEDNVDPLHRSKDFCNKTAFSSSSSNLSSKDASPNPIFSPNPADDSSNTSDAGSRCTINTETSTSNVNVSRTPNCKNPQDITLLNNFRPEAMTPRPKPSSTTTSITTETTSNMVNRSSSTTTTTNNSPLPSINTIFKDML
- the AIM10 gene encoding putative proline--tRNA ligase AIM10 (similar to Saccharomyces cerevisiae AIM10 (YER087W); ancestral locus Anc_7.368) — its product is MLKYRTLFRTCHIFHPKSLSNDTLKSETTQELLQTMGFVRRSQVGLFQWLPLGLRSLNKLTGAIRNRMDNDGEAIEVSLSAISPRALWQTTGRWNNSELFKFKDSKGKQYCLTATCEEDITDLMKNYITSYKDMPITVYQMTRKYRDEIRPRGGILRGREFLMKDAYSFASNKEDAFASFQKLDDTYNKIFKDLKIPFVSAWADSGDIGGEFSKEFHLIHESGEDTLMNCKHCGDTSTLDMSHSYPEKDGQYLGDVDCKYALTKDHSTLICFYYPKNRQLNWNLASNVMDKDIDLVLRNKSNDHILDVFENDNEDIMFSKILRVMDCRLSSKSNFPDFPLKKYLKNNFGQIDDVSIVDAQENETCGKCEEGSLQSLKSIEVGHIFLLGNKYSKPLSVKFVDKENKNDAFVHMGCYGIGVSRLVGAVAELGRDANGFRWPAIMAPYKLSICTGPNNEENSQRARNIVSDLLNNSSMHLENEILNQFNEKLGIGARIKLSHAMGVPLCVIVGSKNWPDVEIEVRGIRWGKKDLWKKHYEKRCKELEWKCIENEKGPEKHIVPVEHLTEVIDILLMDM